Below is a genomic region from Castanea sativa cultivar Marrone di Chiusa Pesio chromosome 2, ASM4071231v1.
TCCCCACATGGGAACACGTTGACATGTACTAGCCTTCTCGTTAGAGCTAAAACCTCACTCTCAGAGTAGTATTTGAAGGTAAGGATTTAGGAGGCTATTGTGTGAAGTCCATGGATCGAGGAGTCTTGACTAGGGAACAATTTTCATAACTCAAGTTAAGGAGGGTAAGCGCATTCTTATAACTTCATCAGCTTGAGGAGAGCTAGAGAATCAGGACAACTGATATCCATTGAAATCCCAAAAAGGGAAGAAGGTCTAACAGCGAGAACAAGAATGGTGGAAGGAAGTTTCCTGGAGGGTGTACTTCCCACCTCTACATTCAATGCTCTCCACGAACCTTATTAGCTACATTAATGTGGAAATGACCCCAAAACAGTAACTTCACAGCTAGCATTTCTTTCTACCACCTTCACCAGAGCCATGATGGGACAAGTGTCTTGAGAAATGCTAGGAGGCGTCCAAATGGAGGGCTAAAATACAAGGAGAAAGACTATAAAAAGGACATCCACCTAAAAAAGGGGTTGAACATTTTTCATTAGGAATGGAATAGAAAAGAGAGCATTGTATAGTCTAGTGTAAAACTTGAaccatatttatatataagaaagcTGATTCTTGGACTTGCCCGAGGTGGATATTACACCCAATTGTTGTTAAATCTCACCAATTTGTTACCTCAGGTTCCTCGGCCTTTCTCCTAGGCTAATTTAGAATTGCATTGGGGCTTgattctcactctctctataaattttattattttgggctTGACCTAAAGGGCAAAGCACTACTGATCTAAGTGGGCTTGTGCTTGTATATTTTGAGCTCTTACAAATGTTATCAATTAAAATGACATAATTAATAgataagacttaagagttatcaaagaaattacaaattttattatataagtcTTACAAACTAATATTGATGAATTgctaataattgaaaaaaaatcatttagaaaactaggaaaaaaattttaattacaaatttaatttattatattgtttttaaGTGCCACCAATTACATTAACTGTTTTTTGTGGTAAAATTAATTGTATCTTTAGTGATTTGctatcaataatttaaatgatACCAAATCCGTATGCTTTTGGATGAACTTATTTTCATTAACTTATTTAGTTTATTGCGTAAAAAATACTAGAGATGAAGATAAGGTCAACCAAATGAAACATTGTCTTGAATTACGTGACAAAATATTACCCATGTCAAaaatttgtaattcaattggttGATATATTTAGATCATTAaagccctctctctctctctctctctctctctctctctctctctctctctctatatatatatatatatatattaataggtaaaacttagagaaagttgaattagaatttgaaattataattcaattttgcacgtgtctaaatttatgtaagaattacaccataattatccacttaagcaAGTGTCATGTgtctacttaaattttttaaactttggtggagtttggataggcGTTTCTGCGTCCgcgttttgtgttttgttttttttttttttttttttttcctccagccgcaggtgttgacccaattttctgtgaacagtgcattacAATCGTTCAcgacccacaaattttacttttcagcaactttttcattaaaaatgggtcccgcggtactattcacacattttaaaattattttgctacagtattttcagttttcagttttcagttttcagcaataagttctatccaaacggaccctttgtgtcaagtgagttaatgaatgcaaaatactaagaatttaatattagtgaactataaaatttttaaaaaaaaaaattacatatactcaataaaaatcgccacttgtttctcaaaaaataaataaaataaaaatcatcacacattttatcttattaaaaattagaacaaaaaattatcataagtagtattaaattaggtaagaattttaatatgtgactaattatatttactttaaaaaatttttttgactaattatctttattttatgataaaaattgtgtttaagtttaaatgtatctatacgtatacataaatgcatgtgttacatgttatttaaaaaaataaaaaatttgactaattatttatatatttataataaaaattttgtttaattttaaatacatccATGCGTTTGCATGGAATTACATGCTAGTTATACTAAATCaaagatttatttattgttaaagCTCACCAGTTACACTAATCGCCATAAAATGTTCGTCCAAATTGGAATTACTACTAATTTGCTTGTTATGCTAGGAGGTGGATTGAGTCTAATGTTGCAGGAGTACACCTTTGTGCAGTGATTCCGTTGAGTTATATGGCAGCAAGTATTTGGCGCTTTGTCCCATGTCTAAATCACAGGAATATCAAGACTCAATTATTTTGCTATgagatataaaaaattacaaaaacataatttttgtgACAACTGGATAACTGTAAatggtgaaaataaaattatgaatgcttTAGAAAAAGATATGTCAAAATTGTGATACTTTATTTTGTACTAAAATTACTCTCACAACATTAGACTCAATCTACCactataaaatattacaactttTACTACAATTATCCTACATGTTACGTGTCATTTTCAAAAagatcaattattttatttcaccATTTACAGATTAGGACAGTTGTCACAAAAATTAtgttgttataattttttagcaaaaatgtaaaactgaccctctaactttcacaaCTTTTcgtttcagtcctctaacttttagttttgtcaattcagtccttatctttcaatttttttcaattcagtatttcgtTAAACTTTGGTTAACTGCTGCTACTAGACACActgattttgcaaattttttttaaaaaaaattcgaaactaaaagaaaattaaaaaaaaatctggaaaaaaaaactagagaACTCGATGATTCCATTGCACCCctgaatcaaaacaaaaccattAAGGGGACCGAAGTCCcctaaatcaaaacaaaattaacaaagaaacccaaatccCTAACCCGTGtaactttgagagagagactgagtTGATCACCAACGTCCAGTACCGAAACCTCTTCGACATGAAGGTGGACACGGTGGTTAGCGCCATGGCCGTTGCCGGCTACGAGAGTATCCGAAGGTCGTGGTCAAGACTAGGTGGCCGAGCTCTAGCGCCAGCGCGAGCGAGATCGAGGCTAATCCGGCTTACGCCGAGATGTATTTTAAGAACCTTGTGGAGCATTTGAGATCAAGGACCGGCACGCCACTGAGGAAGGAAGGAGTGGTATATATACGAGTTGTTTGACAAGGAAGTGAAGTAAAGGAATGATCGGAATAGGGGGATTCTGTATCCGAATATGACCAAGAAGTACAAGATCAAGTTCTCTAGGTGTGGATGCAATGGAATCATTAATCACCAAActggttttgttttgattcaagGGTGCAATGGAATCATCGAGTTctctgattttgttttttttttttccaaatttttttaattttcttttagttccaaatttaaaaaaaaaaaaaaaaaaaaacttgcaaaatCAGTGTGTCTAACGGCATCAATTAACCGAAGTTTAACGGAGAatcgaattaaaaaaatttgaaagataaaaaattgaattgataaaactaaaagttagagaattgaaataaaaaatagtaaaaattagaacattaattttatatttttgcctaattttttatattccatAACAAAATAATTGAGCCTTGATTGATATTCCTTCCTGTGAATTAGACATGGGACAAAGTGTCAAATACTTGCCGCCATATAACTCAACGGAATCACTGCACAAATGAGTACTTTGCCCAGCTTTGTCAGTCATGCTATTTCCTAAAAATTATCGcctgacaaaaaataaataaataaagttaccTTTATACGTTTGACACATTGTCCCAAAAATAGAAAGTTGATGGTTCGGACTTTGACCACGTATCTACCATTAATTAGTTAGATGGATAATAAgtatataaatatgtaaaaaaaatttctgaaaatttaaatttcggTCCTTACTTttcatactctacaaatatttatacttgtaaagtgattACTGTACCAAAAAAGAACGGTTGTAATAATTTTTGATAGCCGAATAGATTGAATAAAATGTTTAGAGTTTAATATCTACTTACactaaaaatcaataaaattaattaacgTCTTGTTATCTtgattttatgataaaaaactattactAAAACTCACGTCTACTTAATCAACTCAATTTGATAAAGTGTCTGTTTGGCATGATTtattttgtcaacttattttactatataacttattttatgtattattcataaatcttattacactatttcagttaatttttacctttatttatcgtattttttagtaaaaaaaaattaattttaacaaaataaacaggTGACAAACATACCTAAGCCTCTAagagttgaataaatttaacaaaaaaagatcTAAAGTTCCACCTTCAAAGTTACACCAATTAGCGATAGGTGTCTCACTGTCTTAGATTTAAGACAAAAAGCTGAGCGGACAGTAGGCTGAAACAatctctataaataaaaaataaaataaaataatcgaAACACACATCTTGCGACACACACCACAACACCAGATACGTTTCCTTCTCTCACCACcttataaaaaaagtataaaataaccGCCGACTCCACCGCTTTCCCTTACAAATACACCACTTTTCTCTCATCAATttctgaaaaacaaaaaaaaaaaaaaaaacctacaccGTTTCGTAACAAACAATGCGAGGGCACGATCGGATCAACGCGTGTCTTCCCGACGAGCTCCTCATCGAGATATTCCGGCGGCTCCTCGACTCGAAGCCGAGCCGCGACGCCTGCTCTCTCGTCTGCAAGCGGTGGCTCAACCTCGAGCGCCTCAGCCGCTCCACCCTCCACATCGGCGCCTCCGGCTGCCCTGACCACTTCCTCGGCCGTATCACTCGTCGCTTCGTCAACGTCAAGACCGTCCACATTGACGAGCGCTTGTCGCTCCCCGTTCAGTTCGTAAGCCCCTCTCTCATTTCCACTccaattcctttttttctttttttcaggtTAGGGATTTAGGGTTCAATACTATTTGAGTTTGGCCAttgaatttgataattttgattctTAAATCAATTTCAATTGAGAAATGGAGAAGCTTTGAGCTGAGCACTTTGTGATTCTCAAAATGTGATTTTTGGGCATTGAAGGTAATTGAATTGGATAATTTGATTTTCAATCAGTTTCGATTAAGTAATGAGAAGTTTTTCGATTCAAGCATTTGCCAATTAGCAAAATCTCAACTTTATTTGAAATAATctagcttttagctttttgtcTCATGCAAATAAGAAAATAAGTCATTCCCAAACGGACACAAATCATAATTCCACTTTAGTTTAAATTTGTGACGATTactgtttttgtgtttgttttgggtatagtTTTGTTTAGTAGAGTTCAGTTCAGCactatataattttgtttattagaGTTCACTTCCTTACCTGTGTCGTGTCGTAATGGTGTCCTATCTACcgtatcatgttataatttttttaaaattgctcGTGTCGCTATATCATAGCGGTTTCTGTACCGGTGTCTGTGTCCATGTCCATGCATCCTAGGTTATTGGTTACAGCAAATTGTTCCAACTCTTgaccattttgttttgttggctGAATATGGGGCTTTTAACGTGAGGAAAAATTTTCGTTAGGAAAGGTACATTGGTTTTAACAAACAGGGCCTTTGCAAAAAGAGGAAGTTTGAGTTCATTTTCAGTGCTTCTTTAGCTTGTTAAATAGTTTGATTATGTGATAAGACAAGTTTCTATGTGTAGAGAAGATGTGGCAGTGAATCCACGAGTTCATACACAAAAAAGCGGCGTTATGTGAAGGAGAAAAGTGGGTCTGAAGACGGTGATTTTGAGGCGTCTTGTATATCGGATGCTATGTTGAGTGTCCTTGGTGAAGGCTTTTCAAAACTTGAGAAGTTGAGCTTAATTTGGTGCAATAATGTGACAAGCACGGGTTTAGCATCATTAGCTCAAAAGTGTTGTTTGTTGAAGTCTTTGGATTTACAGGTAAATCTTTGGTTAGAACTCAACACTGTTCTACTTGCTGATTTTTTGATATTGTATTACGTAATGCCTTGCCTACGTTTGTGATtgatgcaagttttttttttttttcctccccttTTAAAGCCAGTTTTGTGATCATCATTGCCTACTTAGTTGAGACTTAACTGTTCTGTCCCTTCAGATGGGAAGGGCTTGGCATCAAATCTTCATACTCTTCATTTTGTCGTTTACTTTCGATTCTATATGTCAGTGCAATACATTATCATAAGCTTTacttttttacacttttttttagggTTGCTATGTTGGAGATCCAGGTCTAGCTGCTGTTGGACAGTGCTGCAAGCAGCTTGAAGATTTGAATTTGCGTTTTTGTGAAGGTTTGACTGATGCGGGTGTGGTTGAATTAGCACTTGGTTGTGGGAAATCATTAAATACTCTTGGAGTTGCAGCTTGTGCAAAAATAACTGATATCTCCTTGGAAGCTGTTGGGTTGCACTGTAAATCTCTTGAGACCTTGTCATTGGATTCGGAGTATGTGAGTGACAAAGGGATGCTTGCTGTAGCCAAAGGATGTCCTCTTTTAAAAGTTCTGAAGATACAATGTGTCAATGTTACTGATGAGGCTTTGGCAGTTGTGGGCACTTGTTGTTTGTCACTCGAGTTTCTGGCTCTATACAGTTTGCAGAAATTTACTGATAAGTCAGTTGCTGTCCATCTGCCAATTGttatttgcttctttctttcatttttttcccctttatccGTGTTGCGATAAGAATTTGATGTGTGTTTTCTATTATTCTTAGACACATTTATCTTTCAAAGTGGTTGGAATTATTGATGAAGTTGAGCCAGTCTTTATTATGTCACTGGTTTTGCTTAATGTTGCTGTGCTAAGTATTCAGGGTATTAATTTCATTTATTCCCACTTAGATTCTCATTGCTTATTTTCTTCCACTTAACACGTTTCAGGGGTCTACATGCTATTGGCAGCGGTTGTAAGAAGTTAAAAAATCTCACTCTTAGTGATTGCTATTTCCTGAGCGACAAGGGTTTGGAAGCAATTGCAACTGGTTGCAAGGAACTTACACATCTCGAAGTTAATGGGTGCCACAATATCGGAACTTTGGGACTGGAATCTATTGGAAAATATTGCCAGTATGTTTCTCTCCCAGCCTAATCTTAATGACTTGGGTATGTGGTTATGATAACGTGTGCATTGATTGAAAGTCATGTTTGGTTCACAATATCACACAAGCTACTAGCCCCATTGCTCTTGAGCTCTACAAGTATTCATTTAAGCTACATGCTTTTACTAACCTGTTAAAACTATATAATATCATTTCATTGGCATTTTGGAAAAGATTTCAATGTTTTggcaatttcttttttatcattacGGTGTAAAGTTCTTCCATGAGATGGAGTGATGGATACTCATCTGTCTTCTGCAGTAACAGCCTTGGTAAAATGCTTTCCACTCAACTTAGTGAATGaggaaaatattaaattcatcaaataaatgttatccAATCTGCGTAAAAGTATCATGGCTTCCTCTCAGTTAAGGGTTTGGATGGATTTAGTCACATGTTCCTTGCATTTTATAGTTAGGTTGTGTTCGCCTTCTGCTTAATTTGAAGTATATACTTCGCATTTTACATTGATCAAAGCTAGTTACATATTCTTGGCTTTTGGCTAAATATGTAACATTTGTTTGATACAGTCTGTGGATACTTTTGTGAAGATGCTAATCTTAGCACTGAATATTTGCAGGCAACTCACTGAGTTAGCACTGTTGTTCTGCCAAAAAATAGGTAATAAAGCCCTTCTTGAAGTTGGAAGGGGCTGTAACAAATTGCAAGCTCTTCACTTGGTAGATTGCTCTAGTATTGGAGATGAAGGCATTTGTGGTATAGCTAGAGGCTGCAGGAATTTAAAGAAACTTCACATTCGGCGGTGTTATGAGGTCCTCGCTCTCTCACAATTAGTTCTTGTATGGCATATTTTGCCGAACTAATGTCTTGACTAATTTgccaaaattttcattagtaTTCTAAGTAttcctttcatttattttatcttcTAAAATTCTAATTTGCTCCTGATTCATTTGGATGGTTGTTCTCACAAAACATGGCGGCATTTAAATGCTTACTGAAGGTATGAGAACAACCATCCAAATAAatcatgaacaaaactttgacTTTATTTAGTCAATCTTCTAGCTTGAACAAATGGCTGAGATATGTCCTTTATTATCTAGAAAATTTCTATCAACTGTTGGGGTCAAAATAATACTCTGTACTTTGCTTCTTTCAATATCAGCTTGAATGTTTACAGTGCCCTGCTTGTAagaatgttataaaaatgtAGGAAACGTGGGAATTTTTAACTATGTTGCTGGTCCTTTtagcaatttaaaaaaagtacaaatttcacaagtaaaatattttaaatacacCCTCAGAGTTTAgggtaattttgattttatccCCCTAAAGCTTTAAAATTTTGATCCGCTCTCCTTACATTGCATATCATTTGAATTTATTCCCTTCCATCCATGCGCCATGCCTACCTGTCCATTAAGTGTCGACTAAGCTCAAAAAACAGTGTGATTAAATCGACTTCGTTTTGTCCATGTcaataaaaaaagtaacattttatcttattttctgtttaattttcattttaacatcattgtttgGATTGGAGATTATGTTTGTAGTGATGTTCACAAATTGCATTGGGGTTTCTTAGAGTTAGGTTTCTGTTTGGCTGCCTAGAAAATGgtggaaaagatttttttttatttaattttagtgtgtatttttttagattatagGGGATAGcttttacatttttcattttttatgttacTTAATTGACTTGACATCATTTAATTAATGTGGCATAATTCGATTGGTCAAACTATTAGACATGATAGGCTTAGCTGGCTCTTAAAAGACGGCTAAGCACGGCACATGGACAGAAGGGAAAAAATCCAAACGATATATGACATTAGGGGAGCAGATCAAAATCTTGAAACTTTAGgagacaaaatcaaaattacctGTAATTTAAGAGTGTAATTTGCATTGTATTTAATGTTTTAAATAATAAGATAGTagtatttttgttgtttaaatctGCATCCTTAGTGGGCATTCACATTTTTTATAGTGTAAACATCTTGCACTATAGTCTCATATATCTTTTGTTTTGCCATTAATAGATTGGAAGTAGGGGAATTTCTGCTATTGGTGAGTATTGTAACTCTCTTAAAGATCTTAGCCTTCGATTTTGTGATAGGTAAAATATTCTTCACAGCTGactctttatatttttatttcttaccCTTTAGAATTAGATATTTTTTCCCCTATAGTCAACATCTTGCCAGTTGAAATCTTCATCATTACATGGAACATTATATAAATCCTACTGGACCTCTGACTgaaacaaccccccccccccccaccccccctgGGCCTTTTTTTATCACTAGGGTTGGAGATGAGGCCCTTGTTGCCGTTGGTCAGGGTTGCTCACTACATCATCTAAATGTCAGTGGCTGCCACCAAATCGGAGATGCTGGAATAATAGCCATTGCAAGAGGCTGCCCGCAGCTCCGTTCCTTAGACATAAGTGTTCTCCAGGTGCATTCTCTCTCCCCATCCTCGGTTTATGATTCCGTGTATGCATGCATAAATTTGCATTAACCTTGGATATATACTCTGATTAGTAAAACTTGTTTCTATGTGAATTTTATGAAACTGAAATTGAGTGCCCCAAATTGCTCTATTGTTATATTGATGTGCACTGTGTGTGCGTTTGGCTCCAACTTAAAAACTCAACTTCAAAAGCTAGCTggtttactattcagcttatttttgctactattcatgggctctactgcactttttggtactatttataggtcttattgtactatttcagctaacttttacctttatctacagtactttcagcaaaaagttttcagtttcagcaaaataagcggatcccaaacagacctTATATATAGTTGAAAGATGGATTTAAAACTTTGAATGAGTAGTTGGAAACATATGATACTGTAAAATGATGGCATACATGTGCAAATATAAaattacttgatttttttatcaGGTCGTCGAGTAAAAATATCGATACGTATGTAATAGGACCATTGTCTGGTGCAATGATAAAGTCTTTGGCTGTGAAGTGCACAATTTCACTCCTTAGAGCAGCATCATTATAATATAGTTAAAAGGTTGGTCCATATCCAAGCCATCCTTCCCAAAACCTAATATAGTTGGGTCTAACGCTGGGTAATAACTTTTTGATACAAACGCTGGGTAATAAGCAATAGCCTTTATTGATGCACATTTAATATCTATGCGCGGTTATGTGAAGTTCACACATCCTGAGTTATGCACCAGTCAACTTGGTCAAAACAATTCCTTGATTCAATGGTTTTATCATTTCGCCCTCTCCTCTTCGTGCTGTTTCCTCTTCAATCTAACATATCTGTCCATCTTGGCAGAATTTGGGGGATATGGCAATGGCCGAGTTAGGAGAAGGCTGTCCGTTACTCAAAGAAATACTTCTGTCACACTGCCGCCAAATAACAGATGTTGGCATAGGCCACCTTGTAAGAAATTGCAGCCTGCTTGAATCCTGCCACATGGTTTATTGCCCTGGTATAACTGCAGCTGGAGTTGCCACTGTGGTTTCCAGTTGCACCAACATAAAGAAGGTTCTGGTTGAGAAATGGAAGGTTAGTGAGCGGACCAAACGAAGATCCGGCTCTGTCATCACTTACCTCTGTATGGAGCTTTAGATCCAACATCAATTTATGTACATACGCTGAGCTTGTACATTTTCGATTACAAACCGAGTGGGAAGCCCAGATCTTGGCACTCAGAAAGATGAGCAGTTACTTGTGCATGTGCTGTTGAtgtttccttttcctttctttcttttttaaaaaaaatatattttccttGTTGCTCCCCTTTCAGTTTGTCAGTTGTTCCATGTTGTAATTTATTGTTTGTGTGTGATATTTGTACCAAATGTAATAGTCCTTAATGATTCAGTGTAAATGAATGAATTATGTTCTCACTGCAGCTCTTATGTATAGAAAAGTCTGGTTGAGAAAATGAAGTTCTGCTTTTAAAACCTAGAGCCCATTTTCCTTCACCAAATTGTGTACTGATTCGTACCTGTTCTcgtcttttcttttccttttttaatagACTAATGATAGCATCTGGCTTGGTTGGCGATATTTCAACTCTAGTACCAGGAAAGAGCTTTTAGATTTGAAACAGCTTTGGACACCTCCTACAGAATCAAGTTCTTCGCCGCCGAAATTAGGGATAACTTTCAACCCAACAAGTGAATTAACCCCTGCAACTGAAGAAGTTGCAGTCGAAATCTCTCCTTGGCAATGGGACACTCTGCAACAAAATCCTAGATTTTTAACCAATTACTTACTTTCCTAATGGGACGCTCCAGGATTGAAAAGGCTTCTCTTTAGAAAATGTTATAA
It encodes:
- the LOC142625853 gene encoding uncharacterized protein LOC142625853, whose protein sequence is MRGHDRINACLPDELLIEIFRRLLDSKPSRDACSLVCKRWLNLERLSRSTLHIGASGCPDHFLGRITRRFVNVKTVHIDERLSLPVQFRRCGSESTSSYTKKRRYVKEKSGSEDGDFEASCISDAMLSVLGEGFSKLEKLSLIWCNNVTSTGLASLAQKCCLLKSLDLQGCYVGDPGLAAVGQCCKQLEDLNLRFCEGLTDAGVVELALGCGKSLNTLGVAACAKITDISLEAVGLHCKSLETLSLDSEYVSDKGMLAVAKGCPLLKVLKIQCVNVTDEALAVVGTCCLSLEFLALYSLQKFTDKGLHAIGSGCKKLKNLTLSDCYFLSDKGLEAIATGCKELTHLEVNGCHNIGTLGLESIGKYCQQLTELALLFCQKIGNKALLEVGRGCNKLQALHLVDCSSIGDEGICGIARGCRNLKKLHIRRCYEIGSRGISAIGEYCNSLKDLSLRFCDRVGDEALVAVGQGCSLHHLNVSGCHQIGDAGIIAIARGCPQLRSLDISVLQNLGDMAMAELGEGCPLLKEILLSHCRQITDVGIGHLVRNCSLLESCHMVYCPGITAAGVATVVSSCTNIKKVLVEKWKVSERTKRRSGSVITYLCMEL